The Syngnathus typhle isolate RoL2023-S1 ecotype Sweden linkage group LG11, RoL_Styp_1.0, whole genome shotgun sequence genome contains a region encoding:
- the LOC133162370 gene encoding odorant receptor 131-2-like, whose product MGDAALANASVVIQYRDSLSKAVLKNVLVLAIGLSINYINASLMYTFCKHQIFYSNPRYILFFTLVVNDMIQMSVGVILFVVSYTLYRISVLSCAPFILMAIITTENTPLILACMAGECYVAVCLPLHHARICTLRRTLLLIALIFTISVISALPDLFVTLASEPLDFFSSRIFCLRETAFPNPLLAQKRDITYIVYLVLVWSVIFFTYFKILFTAQTASKDAKKARRTIVLHGVQVLLCMTIYAVPLVQDALLRVFPRNYSDSLFACHVVVQMLPRSISPIIYGVRDKCFRKYLKHYLVCRTAPHGAHCT is encoded by the exons ATGGGCGACGCCGCCTTGGCCAACGCCAGTGTGGTCATCCAATACCGAGACTCGCTCAGCAAAGCGGTGCTCAAGAATGTGCTGGTGCTCGCCATCGGCCTGTCCATCAACTACATCAATGCCAGCCTCATGTACACCTTCTGCAAGCACCAG ATCTTCTACTCCAATCCTCGCTACATCCTCTTCTTCACCCTGGTGGTCAACGACATGATCCAGATGAGCGTGGGTGTCATCCTATTTGTGGTCAGCTACACCCTATACAGGATCAGCGTCCTATCGTGCGCCCCCTTCATCTTGATGGCCATCATCACCACTGAGAACACGCCCCTCATCCTGGCGTGCATGGCGGGCGAGTGCTACGTGGCCGTGTGCCTACCGCTTCACCACGCCCGCATCTGCACGCTCAGAAGGACCCTACTCCTCATCGCCTTGATTTTCACCATCAGCGTCATCTCCGCCTTACCGGATCTCTTTGTCACGCTGGCCAGTGAGCCTCTGGATTTCTTCTCCTCCAGAATCTTCTGCCTCCGAGAGACGGCCTTCCCCAATCCGTTGTTGGCTCAGAAGCGGGACATAACCTACATTGTCTACCTGGTCCTGGTGTGGTCAGTCATCTTCTTCACGTACTTCAAGATCCTCTTCACGGCCCAAACGGCCAGCAAGGACGCCAAGAAGGCTCGGCGGACCATCGTTCTGCATGGTGTTCAGGTTCTATTGTGCATGACCATCTACGCCGTGCCCCTGGTCCAGGACGCGCTCCTGCGCGTCTTCCCCAGGAACTATTCGGACTCGCTGTTCGCTTGCCACGTAGTGGTTCAGATGTTGCCCCGCTCCATCAGCCCCATCATATACGGTGTGCGGGACAAGTGCTTCAGGAAGTACCTCAAACACTACCTGGTGTGCAGGACTGCGCCCCACGGTGCCCACTGCACCTGA
- the LOC133162369 gene encoding odorant receptor 131-2-like yields MNSSDNASSPQQVALRDSLVSAVVKNLLVVLLWFLLQYINATLFATFFKHQTFHEEPRYILFIHMVINDSAQLSFSVTLFLLSYIVFHIRVSLCCVFILLTVFSTRNTPLNLAAMAAERYVAICRPLRHHQLCTARRTYLTILLIWLVSVAPEVTDLFFTVASQPPGFFLGYVFCVRSNVFPDALMMHKRIAFDCFYFLCVFLTLVFTYIKILRAARSASAQKGLAERARNTVLLHGVQLTMCLLAYVSPGVELLLLLVFPSHMREIRYVGYLLVNILPRFLSPVIYGIRDDKFRRFLNETQRSCFAPVRPRKRPPGGVVSR; encoded by the exons ATGAACTCTTCAGACAACGCAAGTTCCCCACAGCAG GTGGCTCTGAGGGATAGTCTTGTGTCTGCAGTGGTGAAAAACCTCCTGGTGGTTCTTCTGTGGTTCTTGCTCCAGTACATCAATGCCACCTTGTTCGCCACCTTCTTCAAACACCAG ACATTTCATGAGGAGCCCCGCTACATCCTGTTCATTCACATGGTGATCAACGACAGCGCCCAGCTGAGCTTCAGCGTCACCCTCTTCCTGCTCAGCTACATCGTGTTCCACATCCGTGTGTCCCTGTGCTGCGTGTTCATCCTGCTGACCGTGTTCAGCACCAGAAACACGCCGCTCAACCTGGCTGCCATGGCGGCCGAGCGCTACGTGGCCATCTGCAGGCCTCTAAGGCACCACCAGCTGTGCACGGCCCGGAGGACCTACCTGACCATCCTGCTCATTTGGTTGGTCAGCGTGGCCCCTGAGGTCACTGACCTCTTTTTCACCGTGGCCAGCCAGCCCCCGGGCTTCTTCCTGGGCTACGTCTTCTGCGTGCGCTCCAACGTCTTCCCGGATGCCCTCATGATGCACAAGCGCATCGCCTTCGATTGCTTCTATTTCCTGTGCGTCTTCCTCACGCTGGTGTTCACGTACATCAAGATCCTGAGGGCGGCGCGCTCGGCCTCAGCCCAGAAGGGTCTGGCCGAGAGGGCCCGCAACACAGTCCTGCTGCACGGCGTCCAGCTGACCATGTGCCTGCTGGCCTATGTGTCGCCCGGTgtagagctgctgctgctgctggtcttCCCGAGCCACATGCGGGAGATCCGCTACGTGGGCTACCTACTGGTCAACATACTGCCCCGCTTCCTCAGCCCCGTGATCTATGGCATCCGTGACGACAAGTTCCGCAGGTTTCTCAACGAAACGCAGAGATCCTGTTTCGCGCCGGTCAGGCCCAGGAAGCGGCCGCCAGGGGGCGTCGTGTCCCGCTGA